In Puntigrus tetrazona isolate hp1 unplaced genomic scaffold, ASM1883169v1 S000000230, whole genome shotgun sequence, the genomic stretch TTCAGCTAGCACACGCTTTTATGTAGATTCAAATTTCTTGGTATCTGATTTCCCTGTATGCAGAAAGAGTCATTACTTTTTTGGAAAGTGCATTGATTCATCAGCATGTTAATAAGTAGTTTTGATATGCATTTGCTCTAGGTAAATATTCACATCCTTCTGCTTTCTCTCCAGCTATTGGTCCAGACCCCACAAATAACCAAGTGGTGTTGGTGATTCTGGTCAGTTTACTGCCCCTCCTGGTACTAGCTGTGCTGGTCATCGCCTCCTTCTACTGGTATCGCATGTACCGTCGCCGAAAACTGGATGAGTGGGAGACCAAGAAGCCGTCCAAACGCAAGGGTCCCAAAGGCCCGCTGGACTGTAGCGACGCTTGCGCCATCATGATGGACGACGACCGCTCCGACAGCAGCTCCACACACGCCAACAACCTCAACCACAACACAGAACCTCTGCCCATCGAGCTGGACCTTCAGGTGGGCAAGGGCCGCTTCGCCGAGGTGTACAAAGCCAAGCTGAGACAAAGCCCTTCGGAGCAGTTCGAGACGGTGGCGGTGAAGATCTTCCCCTACGAAGAGTACGCGTCCTGGAAGAACGAAAAGGACATCTTCTCAGACATCGATCTGAAGCACGAGAACATCCTGCACTTCCTGACGGCCGAGGAGAGGAAAGTGGAGAAGCAGTACTGGCTGATCACGGCCTATCATCCACGCGGGAACCTGCAGGAGTACCTCACTCGACACCTCATCAGCTGGGAGGACCTGCGGCTGCTCGGGGGCTCGCTGGCCCGGGGGGTGGCTCATTTGCATAGCGACCACACCCCTTGCGGGCGGCCCAAAGTGCCCATCGTCCACCGAGATCTGAAGAGCTCTAACATCCTGGTGAAGAATGACCTCACTTGTTGCCTCTGTGACTTTGGACTTGGCCTCCGCCTTGACAACTCTCTGTCAGTGGATGACTTGGCCAACAGTGGACAGGTGGGTCATGCgacaatatatataatcttcATAGGTGCATTGTGTATACAGACAACAGACAGCATCAatcaaatgatataaaaatagctCAATTGTGAACACATTCAAACTATTTACTGTTTAAGTATATTTTGAAGTGTAATGTTTTCCTAATGAATTTTCAGTAGCCTTTACTTCAGTCTTCGGTATCAAacgattctttagaaatcaattATTGCACAAATAATTTGACCAGtattgtaaatgcatgtatagaatataaattaaatgtctttagatttaatgtaaatgtaatgtttcttGAAGTcagatattgtttattttttttattttatactttttctaAAAGTAAGACTTCTCTACCATTTTACTTTACTGAAATTTTCTATCACCCTAGTGCAGCACAAGAATACCTACTGTAGATACACTTGCTTATATTACACGGTAATTATC encodes the following:
- the LOC122333272 gene encoding TGF-beta receptor type-2-like, which encodes IGPDPTNNQVVLVILVSLLPLLVLAVLVIASFYWYRMYRRRKLDEWETKKPSKRKGPKGPLDCSDACAIMMDDDRSDSSSTHANNLNHNTEPLPIELDLQVGKGRFAEVYKAKLRQSPSEQFETVAVKIFPYEEYASWKNEKDIFSDIDLKHENILHFLTAEERKVEKQYWLITAYHPRGNLQEYLTRHLISWEDLRLLGGSLARGVAHLHSDHTPCGRPKVPIVHRDLKSSNILVKNDLTCCLCDFGLGLRLDNSLSVDDLANSGQVGHATIYIIFIGALCIQTTDSINQMI